A stretch of the Azorhizobium caulinodans ORS 571 genome encodes the following:
- a CDS encoding ABC transporter ATP-binding protein, protein MLRAFFAYYRPYKGLFLLDFTCAVVSGLLELGFPMAVKLFVDQLLPGQEWGLIAAAAAALVGIYLLNAALMAIVTYWGHMLGINMETDMRRRAFDHLQKLSFHFFDNQKTGHLVARITKDLEEVGEVAHHGPEDVFIAIMTFIGAFALMMMVNVHLALITGAIVPVVAWLGAHYGSRMTENFRALFGRVGDFNARIEENVGGIRVVQAFANEAHERALFAKDNERYRATKLAAYRIMAANMTLNYLGMRLTQVMVMIAGTWFVIRGELSNGGFISFLLLVGVFFRPIEKINAVLEIYPKGLAGFRRYLDLLDTAPDVADRPGARPLTGLKDAIRYEHVSFGYGEGKSVLNDLSLTIRAGETVAFVGPSGAGKTTICSLLPRFYEPTAGRITIDGTDIRDFTLASLRSHIGIVQQDVFLFAGTLRENIAYGRLGATEEDILNAARRARLDGLIAALPAGLDTIVGERGVKLSGGQKQRVAIARIFLKDPPILILDEATSALDTETELEIRQSLAALSEGRTTLTIAHRLSTIRNADHIIVVSPEGIAEQGRHGDLVARDGLYRRLHDTQFADMA, encoded by the coding sequence TTGCTGCGCGCCTTCTTCGCCTATTACCGGCCCTACAAGGGCCTGTTCCTGCTGGATTTCACCTGCGCGGTGGTGTCCGGCCTGCTGGAACTCGGCTTTCCCATGGCGGTGAAGCTGTTCGTGGACCAGCTCCTACCCGGCCAGGAATGGGGCCTCATCGCCGCCGCGGCCGCCGCCCTCGTGGGCATCTATCTGCTCAATGCGGCGCTGATGGCCATCGTCACCTACTGGGGGCACATGCTCGGGATCAATATGGAGACCGACATGCGCCGCCGCGCGTTCGACCATCTCCAGAAGCTCTCGTTCCATTTCTTCGACAATCAGAAGACCGGCCATCTCGTCGCCCGCATCACCAAGGATCTGGAAGAGGTGGGCGAGGTCGCCCACCACGGGCCGGAGGACGTGTTCATCGCCATCATGACCTTCATCGGCGCGTTTGCGCTGATGATGATGGTCAACGTGCATCTTGCCCTCATCACCGGGGCCATCGTGCCGGTCGTGGCCTGGCTCGGCGCCCATTACGGCAGCCGGATGACGGAGAATTTCCGCGCTTTGTTCGGCCGGGTGGGCGATTTCAACGCCCGCATCGAGGAGAATGTGGGCGGCATCCGCGTGGTGCAGGCCTTCGCCAACGAGGCGCACGAGCGGGCGCTGTTTGCCAAGGACAACGAGCGCTATCGCGCCACCAAGCTCGCCGCCTACCGCATCATGGCGGCCAACATGACGCTGAACTATCTCGGAATGCGCCTCACGCAAGTGATGGTGATGATCGCCGGCACGTGGTTCGTCATCCGGGGCGAACTCTCCAACGGTGGCTTCATCTCCTTCCTGCTGCTGGTGGGCGTGTTCTTCCGGCCCATCGAGAAGATCAACGCGGTGCTGGAGATCTATCCCAAGGGCCTCGCCGGCTTCCGCCGCTATCTCGATTTGCTGGACACGGCCCCCGACGTCGCCGACCGCCCTGGCGCCCGCCCGCTCACCGGGCTGAAGGACGCCATCCGCTATGAGCACGTCTCCTTTGGCTATGGCGAAGGAAAGAGCGTGCTCAACGACCTCTCCCTCACCATCCGCGCGGGCGAGACGGTGGCATTTGTCGGGCCCTCGGGGGCTGGAAAGACCACCATCTGCTCGCTGCTGCCGCGCTTCTACGAGCCGACGGCGGGACGCATCACCATCGACGGGACGGACATCCGCGACTTCACCCTCGCCTCCCTGCGCAGCCACATCGGCATCGTGCAGCAGGACGTCTTCCTCTTCGCCGGCACGCTGCGGGAGAACATCGCCTATGGCCGCCTCGGTGCGACGGAGGAGGACATCCTGAACGCCGCCCGGCGCGCGCGCCTCGATGGGCTCATCGCCGCCTTGCCGGCCGGGCTCGACACCATCGTCGGCGAGCGCGGGGTGAAGCTCTCGGGCGGGCAGAAGCAGCGGGTGGCCATCGCGCGAATCTTCCTGAAGGACCCGCCCATCCTCATCCTCGACGAGGCCACCTCTGCCCTCGACACGGAGACGGAGCTGGAAATCCGCCAGTCGCTCGCCGCGCTCTCGGAAGGGCGCACGACGCTCACCATCGCCCACCGCCTCTCCACCATCCGCAACGCCGACCACATCATCGTGGTCAGCCCGGAGGGCATCGCCGAGCAGGGTCGGCACGGCGATCTGGTGGCCCGCGACGGCCTCTACCGCCGCCTTCACGACACCCAGTTCGCCGACATGGCCTGA
- a CDS encoding acyl-CoA thioesterase, whose translation MPDTAEPTGELTLRTLAMPADANPSGDIFGGWVMAQMDLAAGIRAAEVAAGRVVTAGVKEINFRLPVKVGDTMCIYTNLLKVGRTSMTLDVQAWARRQHSAVREKVTEAVFVMVALDAEGRPRPVSPA comes from the coding sequence ATGCCCGATACGGCCGAACCCACCGGCGAACTCACCCTGCGCACGCTCGCCATGCCGGCGGACGCCAATCCGTCCGGCGACATCTTCGGCGGCTGGGTGATGGCGCAGATGGACCTTGCGGCGGGCATCCGCGCCGCCGAGGTGGCCGCCGGCCGCGTCGTGACGGCGGGTGTGAAGGAAATCAACTTCCGCCTGCCGGTGAAGGTGGGCGACACCATGTGCATCTACACCAACCTGCTGAAGGTGGGCCGCACCTCCATGACGCTGGACGTGCAAGCCTGGGCGCGCCGCCAGCACAGCGCCGTCCGCGAGAAGGTGACGGAGGCCGTTTTCGTGATGGTGGCGCTTGATGCCGAGGGGCGCCCGCGTCCGGTGTCTCCGGCCTGA
- a CDS encoding siderophore-interacting protein, with the protein MAAPALLHAATRVPLPDPATMLEKLAAHFETHGTVTRADGRATFIGTFGTADLVADGTHLVCHVESASAAGLSVSKMVLAEHICTFAGDARPDFTWTGDLATEARLPYLRELTVKAARQITPRMRRVVLRGDVSGLLANGLHVRLLIPPKGRMPVWPTAQADGRVLWPQGADALTPRVYTLRHVDVAVGEAVLDIVLHPGSPGSDWAREAAPGQPAAVMGPGGGLLPEADWVLFAGDETALPAIARMVSELPAHVRAVVRIEIADAAEEQEMPSRASVDLVWLHRNGAEAGTSRLLEEAVTTIPLPMDADAPYLWAGCEQAAARALRAHAAALGLPKDRRSVAAYWRRGYQGVDLGE; encoded by the coding sequence ATGGCCGCCCCCGCGCTTCTGCACGCCGCGACCCGTGTTCCCCTGCCCGATCCGGCCACCATGCTGGAGAAGCTCGCCGCGCATTTCGAGACCCACGGCACCGTCACGCGCGCCGATGGCCGCGCCACCTTCATCGGCACGTTCGGCACGGCGGATCTGGTGGCAGACGGCACCCATCTCGTCTGCCATGTGGAGAGCGCTTCGGCGGCGGGACTTTCGGTCTCCAAGATGGTGCTGGCGGAGCACATCTGCACGTTCGCGGGCGATGCGCGCCCGGACTTCACTTGGACAGGCGATCTCGCCACCGAGGCCCGCCTGCCCTATCTGCGCGAGCTTACCGTAAAGGCCGCCCGGCAAATCACGCCCCGGATGCGGCGGGTGGTGCTCAGGGGCGATGTGTCGGGGCTGCTGGCCAACGGCCTCCATGTGCGCCTGCTCATTCCGCCGAAGGGCCGCATGCCCGTGTGGCCCACCGCGCAGGCGGATGGGCGGGTGCTGTGGCCGCAGGGCGCGGATGCCCTCACCCCGCGCGTCTATACGCTGCGCCATGTGGATGTGGCGGTGGGCGAAGCCGTGCTCGACATCGTGCTTCACCCCGGTTCGCCGGGCTCGGACTGGGCGCGGGAAGCCGCACCCGGCCAGCCCGCCGCTGTCATGGGACCCGGCGGCGGACTGCTGCCAGAGGCGGACTGGGTTCTGTTCGCGGGAGATGAGACGGCCCTGCCCGCCATCGCACGCATGGTCTCGGAGCTGCCCGCCCATGTCCGCGCGGTGGTGCGCATCGAGATCGCCGACGCGGCGGAAGAGCAGGAGATGCCCTCCCGCGCCAGCGTCGATCTCGTCTGGCTCCATCGCAACGGCGCGGAGGCGGGCACGAGCCGCCTGCTGGAAGAGGCGGTGACGACGATCCCCCTCCCCATGGACGCCGACGCTCCCTATCTTTGGGCGGGCTGCGAGCAGGCCGCCGCCCGTGCCCTGCGCGCCCATGCGGCCGCGCTCGGCCTTCCCAAAGACCGCCGCTCCGTTGCCGCTTACTGGCGCCGGGGCTATCAGGGAGTGGACCTCGGCGAGTGA
- the fhuB gene encoding Fe(3+)-hydroxamate ABC transporter permease FhuB — translation MRSPLRRRPPVADVARLPRPLPRAPLAVAGLALLALTLCVMGLLRQPVLPGDPATARALEQVVLWHSLLPRAVVALLAGAALGLSGALLQRVLRNPIADPSTLGIASGAQLALTASALLIPALAEWPREVVALMGGVTAVGLLLMLSWKRGLEPITVVLSGMTLSLICAALSSALVLARGEYVLSLFVWGAGSLHQQSWGPALGLAWRFAFGLAAAVLLLRPLSVLTLDDSSARSLGMAVNGARLAIIALAVWLAASVVALVGIIGFVGLAAPAFARLAGARTPRAQLLLAPLLGALLLWLTDGLVQVLGADVLPTGAATGLIGGPLLLWLLPRLKHVQRPQAAAPTGRRLSHPLRGLLFLAGGLALLILAALLIGRSYEGWRLATGALFEALAPFRVPRVVAAAAAGALLGAAGTLMQRLTGNPLAGPEVLGVSAGAGVGLSVVLLLLPAPTVAVMMGGSAAGALVALLGILAFALATGFGPERLLLGGIALGAASLAFISAVLASGDARAFLLLGWMAGTTDRVGSVEAGAAVGLVLLLVPPLLLASRWLDILPLGSTMARALGVPLLASRLLLALAAALMTACAAFIVGPLSLVGLIGPHLARLSGFARGAHQLLAAALIGAGLMVLADWLGRTLAFPYQIPVGLFAALVGGHYLIWLLRRSPGTGA, via the coding sequence ATGCGCTCCCCTTTGCGAAGGCGGCCGCCCGTGGCTGATGTCGCCCGCCTCCCCCGCCCCTTGCCTCGCGCACCACTGGCGGTGGCCGGGCTCGCCCTTCTGGCGCTGACCCTGTGCGTCATGGGCCTGCTGCGGCAGCCGGTCCTGCCCGGCGATCCGGCCACGGCGCGCGCGCTGGAACAGGTCGTGCTCTGGCACAGCCTGCTGCCACGCGCCGTGGTGGCGCTGCTGGCGGGTGCGGCGCTGGGCCTGTCGGGCGCGCTGTTGCAACGGGTGCTGCGCAACCCCATCGCCGATCCCTCGACGCTGGGCATCGCCTCCGGCGCGCAATTGGCCCTCACCGCCTCCGCCTTGCTCATTCCAGCCCTCGCCGAATGGCCCCGCGAGGTCGTGGCGCTCATGGGCGGCGTTACCGCCGTCGGCCTCTTGCTGATGCTGAGCTGGAAGCGCGGGCTGGAGCCGATCACGGTCGTGCTCTCGGGCATGACCCTCTCGCTCATCTGCGCCGCCTTGAGTTCGGCCCTCGTGCTGGCGCGCGGCGAATATGTGCTCTCGCTTTTCGTCTGGGGCGCCGGCTCGCTGCACCAGCAGAGCTGGGGGCCTGCGCTGGGGCTGGCGTGGCGCTTCGCCTTCGGCCTTGCGGCAGCCGTGCTCCTGCTCCGCCCGCTCTCGGTTCTGACGCTGGACGACTCCAGCGCCCGCAGCCTTGGCATGGCCGTGAACGGCGCCCGGCTCGCCATCATCGCCCTCGCCGTGTGGCTGGCGGCGAGCGTCGTGGCGCTGGTGGGCATCATCGGCTTCGTCGGCCTTGCCGCGCCGGCCTTCGCGAGGCTCGCGGGCGCGCGCACGCCCCGCGCCCAATTGCTGCTGGCGCCGCTCCTCGGCGCGCTGCTGCTGTGGCTCACGGACGGGCTCGTGCAGGTCTTGGGCGCCGACGTCCTGCCCACGGGCGCCGCCACGGGCCTCATCGGTGGGCCGCTGCTGCTATGGCTGCTGCCGCGCCTCAAGCACGTCCAGCGCCCGCAAGCCGCAGCACCGACAGGCCGGCGCCTCTCCCATCCCCTGCGCGGTCTCCTGTTTCTCGCCGGCGGGCTGGCGCTTCTCATCCTCGCCGCTCTGCTGATCGGGCGCTCCTATGAGGGCTGGCGGCTGGCGACGGGCGCGCTGTTCGAGGCCCTCGCCCCTTTCCGCGTGCCGCGCGTGGTCGCCGCCGCAGCGGCGGGCGCGCTCCTGGGGGCGGCGGGCACGCTGATGCAGCGCCTCACGGGTAATCCTTTGGCGGGGCCGGAGGTGCTAGGCGTCAGTGCCGGGGCGGGCGTCGGGCTCTCGGTGGTTCTGCTGCTCCTGCCCGCGCCCACGGTTGCCGTCATGATGGGCGGCAGCGCAGCGGGCGCGCTCGTGGCGCTGCTTGGCATTCTCGCCTTCGCGCTCGCCACCGGCTTCGGGCCTGAGCGGCTGCTGCTTGGCGGCATCGCGCTCGGCGCCGCGAGCCTTGCCTTCATCTCCGCCGTTCTGGCCTCGGGAGATGCCCGCGCCTTCCTGCTGCTGGGCTGGATGGCCGGCACCACGGATCGCGTGGGCAGCGTGGAGGCGGGCGCGGCGGTGGGCCTCGTGCTCCTGCTTGTCCCGCCGCTGCTGCTGGCCTCCCGCTGGCTCGACATATTGCCGCTCGGCAGCACCATGGCCCGCGCGCTGGGCGTGCCTTTGCTCGCAAGCCGCCTGCTCCTTGCGCTTGCCGCCGCGCTGATGACGGCCTGCGCTGCCTTCATCGTCGGCCCGCTGAGCCTCGTCGGCCTCATCGGCCCGCATCTGGCGCGCCTCTCGGGCTTCGCGCGCGGCGCCCACCAGTTGCTCGCCGCCGCGCTCATCGGCGCGGGCCTGATGGTGTTAGCGGACTGGCTAGGGCGCACGCTCGCCTTCCCCTACCAGATCCCGGTGGGCCTCTTCGCCGCGCTGGTGGGCGGGCACTATCTCATCTGGCTGCTGCGACGCAGCCCCGGCACAGGAGCCTGA